In the Gossypium raimondii isolate GPD5lz chromosome 9, ASM2569854v1, whole genome shotgun sequence genome, one interval contains:
- the LOC105800040 gene encoding annexin D5 isoform X1, with the protein MSTLSLPPVLTSPRDDAIQLYRAFKGLGCDTAAVVNILAHRDATQRSLIQHEYRAMYSEDLLKRLVSELRGKLETAVLLWMHDPAGRDAIVIRQALLPDLTNLDAATEVICSRTPSQIQLIKQNYQAKFGVFLEQDIERHTSGDHKKLLLAYVSTSRYEGLEVDREMAMKDAKALYKAGEKRLGTDEKTFIRIFSERSRAQLAAISAAYHDMYGGSLKKAVKSETSGKFERGLLTILQCSENPAKYFAKALHKAMKGLGTDDTTLIRIIVTRTEIDMQYIKAEYLRKYKKTLNDAVHSDTSGHYRTFLLSLLGPNN; encoded by the exons ATGTCGACTTTAAGCCTTCCGCCGGTTCTTACCTCTCCTAGAGACGATGCTATTCAGCTTTACCGTGCTTTCAAGG GGCTGGGATGCGATACTGCAGCAGTGGTCAATATTCTTGCCCATCGAGATGCAACTCAGCGTTCTTTAATTCAACATGAGTATAGAGCAATGTATTCTGAAGACCTTCTCAAACGACTTGTTTCGGAGCTTCGTGGAAAATTGGAG ACGGCTGTCTTGCTATGGATGCATGATCCTGCAGGACGTGATGCAATAGTCATTAGGCAGGCACTTTTACCAGATTTGACAAATCTTGATGCTGCAACTGAAGTTATTTGTTCTCGCACACCATCACagattcaattaattaaacaaaattaccaAGCGAAGTTTGGGGTTTTTCTTGAGCAAGATATTGAAAGACACACCTCAGGTGATCACAAAAAG CTTTTGCTTGCATATGTAAGCACCTCCCGTTACGAAGGTCTTGAAGTTGATAGGGAGATGGCTATGAAGGATGCAAAGGCCCTCTATAAAGCAGGGGAGAAGAGATTGGGAACTGATGAGAAAACCTTTATCCGCATATTTAGTGAAAGAAGTAGGGCACAGCTAGCAGCTATTAGCGCTGCTTATCATGACATGTATGGAGGTTCCTTGAAGAAG GCAGTGAAGAGCGAAACATCTGGGAAGTTTGAGCGTGGTCTCTTGACTATTTTACAATGCTCAGAGAATCCTGCAAAGTACTTTGCTAAG GCACTGCATAAGGCAATGAAAGGTCTGGGAACTGACGACACTACACTTATTAGGATAATTGTGACACGAACCGAGATCGATATGCAGTATATAAAAGCCGAGTACCTGAGGAAATATAAAAAGACCTTGAACGATGCAGTTCACTCAGACACATCGGGCCACTACAGGACTTTTCTTCTCTCTCTTTTGGGACCAAACAATTAG
- the LOC105800040 gene encoding annexin D5 isoform X2, producing the protein MYSEDLLKRLVSELRGKLETAVLLWMHDPAGRDAIVIRQALLPDLTNLDAATEVICSRTPSQIQLIKQNYQAKFGVFLEQDIERHTSGDHKKLLLAYVSTSRYEGLEVDREMAMKDAKALYKAGEKRLGTDEKTFIRIFSERSRAQLAAISAAYHDMYGGSLKKAVKSETSGKFERGLLTILQCSENPAKYFAKALHKAMKGLGTDDTTLIRIIVTRTEIDMQYIKAEYLRKYKKTLNDAVHSDTSGHYRTFLLSLLGPNN; encoded by the exons ATGTATTCTGAAGACCTTCTCAAACGACTTGTTTCGGAGCTTCGTGGAAAATTGGAG ACGGCTGTCTTGCTATGGATGCATGATCCTGCAGGACGTGATGCAATAGTCATTAGGCAGGCACTTTTACCAGATTTGACAAATCTTGATGCTGCAACTGAAGTTATTTGTTCTCGCACACCATCACagattcaattaattaaacaaaattaccaAGCGAAGTTTGGGGTTTTTCTTGAGCAAGATATTGAAAGACACACCTCAGGTGATCACAAAAAG CTTTTGCTTGCATATGTAAGCACCTCCCGTTACGAAGGTCTTGAAGTTGATAGGGAGATGGCTATGAAGGATGCAAAGGCCCTCTATAAAGCAGGGGAGAAGAGATTGGGAACTGATGAGAAAACCTTTATCCGCATATTTAGTGAAAGAAGTAGGGCACAGCTAGCAGCTATTAGCGCTGCTTATCATGACATGTATGGAGGTTCCTTGAAGAAG GCAGTGAAGAGCGAAACATCTGGGAAGTTTGAGCGTGGTCTCTTGACTATTTTACAATGCTCAGAGAATCCTGCAAAGTACTTTGCTAAG GCACTGCATAAGGCAATGAAAGGTCTGGGAACTGACGACACTACACTTATTAGGATAATTGTGACACGAACCGAGATCGATATGCAGTATATAAAAGCCGAGTACCTGAGGAAATATAAAAAGACCTTGAACGATGCAGTTCACTCAGACACATCGGGCCACTACAGGACTTTTCTTCTCTCTCTTTTGGGACCAAACAATTAG
- the LOC105800042 gene encoding transcription repressor KAN1, translating into MFNKGDLREQYMNRVPDLSLQISPPNPAPSTACTGNSSFDIWCRKDALNSLTYGSQADTQLSLANPASSASQIDSPSPNYFPTTYDDQTRHRNLLKCGQNGGQLSNINHGISLLDVPGPKPTKGIPVYSNTMSLPFLSSDSFVDMDPDKLGFYSSSVASVLHSADACRRASEAARFNGISLEKLGPQFHHHYAQHGAAMGSSRFIPKLQSSKRNTRTPRMRWTSSLHARFVRAVELLGGHERATPKSVLELMDVKDLTLSHVKSHLQMYRTVKSSDKPASSSEKIRNEGECAEEDCLGVSRNTVSGNDKCSEKQGSTSPNLSIQHDYDENNNSIHLWTNSSSRGVGLLSWRNPDECRPQAPSSSQSGKQFDGSSFSQQILRVSSVELQNPSLHFSLGKQTTD; encoded by the exons ATGTTCAATAAAGGGGATCTGCGTGAACAGTACATGAATCGGGTTCCTGACCTTTCTCTGCAAATTAGCCCTCCCAATCCTGCTCCTTCCACAGCTTGCACCGGGAATTCTTCCTTTGATATTTGGTGCAGAAAAGATGCCCTAAATTCACTTACTTATGGTTCCCAAGCAGACACCCAGCTTTCCTTAGCAAATCCTGCAAGCAGTGCCTCACAGATTGATAGCCCTTCCCCAAACTACTTCCCAACTACCTATGATGATCAAACCAGGCACAGAAATCTTCTCAAGTGTGGCCAAAATGGTGGTCAACTAAGTAATATAAACCATGGAATTTCATTGCTTGATGTTCCGGGACCGAAACCCACCAAGGGGATTCCAGTATACAGTAACACTATGTCGCTCCCCTTTTTGAGCTCCGATAGTTTTGTAGATATGGATCCTGATAAGTTAGGATTTTATTCTTCCTCGGTAGCTTCTGTGTTGCACTCAGCCGATGCTTGTAGAAGAGCAAGTGAAGCAGCTAGGTTTAATGGGATTTCACTGGAGAAGCTTGGGCCCCAGTTTCATCATCACTACGCCCAACATGGGGCGGCAATGGGTAGCTCCAGATTTATACCTAAATTACAAAGTAGCAAAAGGAATACAAGGACACCCAGGATGCGTTGGACCAGCTCTCTTCATGCTCGTTTTGTTCGTGCTGTAGAGCTTCTTGGTGGTCATGAAA GAGCAACTCCCAAGTCAGTGTTAGAGCTAATGGATGTGAAAGATCTAACCCTCTCCCATGTTAAAAGCCATTTACAG ATGTATAGGACTGTTAAGAGCAGTGACAAACCTGCAAGTTCCTCAG aaaaaattagaaatgagGGGGAGTGTGCAGAAGAAGACTGTTTGGGTGTTAGCAGAAATACAGTGAGTGGAAATGATAAGTGTTCAGAGAAGCAGGGATCAACATCTCCTAATTTGAGCATACAACATGATtatgatgaaaataataattccattcaTCTGTGGACTAACTCCTCAAG TAGAGGAGTTGGGTTGTTGAGTTGGAGGAATCCAGATGAGTGCAGACCACAAGCTCCATCATCATCTCAATCTGGAAAACAGTTTGAT GGAAGCAGTTTTTCTCAACAAATCTTGAGGGTGTCAAGCGTAGAGCTCCAAAACCCAAGCTTGCACTTCAGCTTAGGAAAACAGACGACAGACTGA